In a genomic window of Rhizobium sp. CIAT894:
- a CDS encoding ABC transporter ATP-binding protein: MSFVQISNVTKSFGHYAAVKGISLDVADGEFLVLLGPSGCGKSTLMRMIAGIETVTTGAIRIDGKDVTDLSPKDRNVAMVFQTYALYPHLTVRANIEFPLRKMKLDRKRIEERTLWAARMFRIEQHLDRKPKQLSGGERQRVALARALVRSPSVFMMDEPLSNLDAKLRATARQEIQQFQAETKATTIYVTHDQVEAMSLGHRIAVLSDGIVRQVGTPDEIYNRPADTFVATFVGSPAMNIVPRGNVLEGFRPEQLLHPGLVGEKVATKEVNIIVRRVEKLGSTQLVYGTLDGADNVQIVADVPAMAGGKFVIGELQAFRVPLREIHSFDKSTGKRLESSAAAAA, translated from the coding sequence ATGAGCTTCGTTCAAATCAGCAACGTCACAAAGTCCTTCGGCCATTACGCCGCTGTGAAGGGAATCAGTCTCGACGTGGCCGACGGCGAGTTTCTTGTTTTGCTGGGCCCATCGGGTTGTGGCAAATCGACATTGATGCGGATGATTGCCGGCATCGAAACCGTTACGACTGGAGCCATTAGAATTGATGGCAAGGATGTCACGGACCTGTCACCAAAGGACAGAAACGTCGCAATGGTTTTCCAAACCTATGCGCTTTATCCGCATCTCACCGTTCGTGCCAACATCGAGTTTCCATTGCGAAAGATGAAACTCGACCGCAAGCGGATCGAGGAGCGCACACTTTGGGCCGCTCGCATGTTCAGGATCGAGCAGCATCTTGACCGCAAACCGAAGCAACTTTCGGGAGGCGAGCGTCAGCGCGTTGCCTTGGCACGAGCCCTGGTGCGCAGTCCGTCCGTGTTCATGATGGATGAACCGCTGTCCAACCTCGATGCGAAGCTACGGGCAACCGCCCGGCAGGAAATTCAGCAATTCCAGGCGGAAACGAAGGCAACGACGATCTACGTGACACATGACCAGGTCGAAGCCATGTCGCTCGGGCATCGGATCGCGGTCCTGTCGGACGGCATAGTGCGCCAAGTGGGCACGCCGGATGAAATCTATAATCGTCCGGCCGATACATTCGTCGCAACTTTTGTCGGCTCACCCGCCATGAACATCGTTCCGCGCGGCAATGTCCTTGAAGGCTTTCGTCCTGAACAGCTTCTCCATCCTGGGCTGGTTGGCGAAAAGGTCGCGACCAAGGAAGTCAATATCATTGTCCGGCGGGTAGAGAAACTCGGCTCCACTCAACTCGTCTACGGCACGCTGGATGGGGCCGATAACGTGCAAATCGTGGCCGACGTGCCCGCCATGGCGGGCGGCAAGTTCGTGATCGGGGAGCTGCAGGCATTTCGGGTGCCACTTCGAGAAATTCATTCGTTCGACAAGTCGACCGGAAAACGCCTGGAGTCGAGTGCTGCCGCCGCAGCCTGA